A part of Rhinatrema bivittatum chromosome 16, aRhiBiv1.1, whole genome shotgun sequence genomic DNA contains:
- the LOC115077414 gene encoding extracellular calcium-sensing receptor-like yields MLPTLLVFLVLPARLCPVDAQGCTLKSLEEVVSRSDGDIIIGGTFPINYNWRDPEMVFTKPPEPILCNTFASRTYQWAQAMAFTISEINRDQNFFPNLTLGFLVYDTCLSLVRILKGTMRMLTGQAKPIANYQCQSQPSLAAFVADSGSTRSIATARLLGLYRYPQVSYFASSPLLSEKIQFPSFCRTIPSDDIQAWGLAQLVAHFEWSWVGLLSSEDDYGELGSQMLKSKLQKFGICIAFHETFSIVPTARKIIHIVDTVKRTSANAILVFSADPFMRPVMEELSKHNITGKVWLASEAWSTSPGVSTNKLASMLSGTIGFAIHESKIPGFEEFLLKLHPLNSPNDIFVKMFWEMAFRCRWPNSKINQTLVNLDANSSGDFCTGAEQLENLKSPNSNETDLRISLNIYNAVYSVAHALQDMNSCVPGKGPFANNTCANFQHFKPWQLLHYMKKVHFRNKMGEEMYFDRDGNPPAMYDIVNWHLQPDGTISYVNVGKFDSRAPKGEELYVNISAIQWNTQRTEIPRSVCSENCPPGYRKASQKGRPLCCFDCVLCAEGEVSNVTDSSTCWPCPSDQWPNQRRSKCTPKRKEFLSYQEPLGSTLAAIVVLWTIITILILCTFIKYRDTPIAKANNRALSFLLLGTLVLSFLCSLLFIGDPHPTTCLIRQTAFGITFVLCISCVLAKTIMVIIAFNATKPNSNFRGWLGPWVTIVLVSTSTFLQVFICTTWLLICPPFPEKNMKLKIGIIIWQCNECTDVAFWCMLGYMGLLACVSFLVAFLARKLPDSFNEAKWITFSMLVFLSVWLSFIPGYLSTQGKYTVAVEVFGIISSSAGILVCIFFPKCYIILLRPDMNTRQQLFGKGARKNKKIKTI; encoded by the exons ATGCTGCCCACACTGCTGGTTTTCCTGGTGCTGCCCGCTCGCTTATGCCCAGTTGATGCCCAAGGCTGCACGCTGAAGAGTCTGGAAGAGGTTGTTTCCAGATCAGATGGAGATATCATCATCGGAGGGACATTTCCAATTAACTACAACTGGAGGGACCCTGAAATGGTCTTCACCAAGCCCCCGGAACCTATCCTATGCAACAC ATTTGCTTCTAGGACTTATCAGTGGGCTCAGGCCATGGCCTTCACCATCAGTGAAATTAATCGAGATCAAAACTTCTTCCCGAATCTCACCCTGGGGTTTTTGGTTTACGACACTTGCCTGTCCTTGGTGAGGATACTGAAGGGCACCATGCGGATGCTGACGGGCCAGGCCAAGCCCATCGCTAACTACCAGTGCCAGAGCCAACCCTCGCTGGCAGCCTTCGTTGCCGATTCAGGCTCCACCCGGTCCATTGCCACAGCCAGACTGCTGGGGCTATACAGATACCCCCAG GTCAGTTATTTTGCATCCAGTCCCCTACTGAGTGAAAAGATCCAGTTTCCATCCTTTTGCCGGACCATCCCCAGTGATGACATCCAGGCTTGGGGATTAGCTCAATTGGTGGCGCATTTTGAATGGAGCTGGGTAGGACTCCTTTCCAGCGAAGATGATTATGGTGAACTGGGCTCTCAGATGCTGAAAAGCAAGCTACAGAAGTTTGGCATCTGCATTGCTTTTCATGAAACTTTCTCCATTGTTCCTACAGCCAGGAAAATCATCCACATTGTGGACACGGTGAAGAGAACATCTGCTAATGCTATCCTTGTCTTTTCTGCTGACCCTTTCATGCGCCCGGTAATGGAGGAACTATCAAAGCACAATATCACTGGGAAAGTGTGGCTTGCGAGTGAGGCTTGGTCGACCTCCCCTGGCGTTTCCACGAACAAGCTTGCTAGCATGTTGAGTGGTACCATTGGGTTTGCCATCCATGAAAGTAAGATTCCAGGGTTTGAGGAGTTCCTCCTCAAGCTTCACCCTTTGAACTCTCCTAATGACATATTTGTCAAAATGTTCTGGGAGATGGCCTTTAGGTGCCGATGGCCCAATTCAAAAATCAACCAAACTTTGGTCAACTTGGATGCCAACTCATCTGGAGACTTCTGTACAGGAGCTGAGCAACTAGAAAACCTCAAGAGCCCTAACTCCAATGAAACCGACTTGAGAATCAGCCTCAACATCTACAACGCAGTTTACTctgtggcacatgctctccaggACATGAACTCCTGTGTACCAGGAAAGGGACCCTTTGCCAACAACACTTGTGCCAACTTTCAACATTTCAAGCCATGGCAG CTCCTGCATTATATGAAGAAGGTGCATTTCAGGAACAAAATGGGGGAAGAGATGTACTTTGATAGGGATGGCAACCCCCCCGCCATGTATGACATTGTCAACTGGCACCTGCAACCCGATGGCACCATCAGCTATGTGAACGTGGGAAAATTCGACTCCAGGGCACCCAAAGGAGAGGAGTTGTATGTCAACATCAGCGCCATCCAATGGAATACCCAACGCACCGAA ATCCCACGCTCTGTATGCAGTGAGAATTGCCCCCCTGGGTACAGGAAGGCATCTCAGAAGGGACGGCCCCTCTGCTGCTTCGACTGCGTCCTGTGTGCGGAGGGGGAGGTTTCCAATGTGACAG ATTCCAGCACTTGCTGGCCATGTCCAAGTGACCAGTGGCCAAACCAGAGAAGAAGCAAGTGTACCCCAAAGAGAAAAGAATTTCTATCCTATCAGGAGCCACTGGGATCAACTCTTGCTGCTATTGTAGTTTTATGGACCATCATCACTATATTAATTTTATGTACATTTATCAAGTATCGAGATACTCCCATTGCCAAAGCCAATAATCGAGCGCTGTCTTTCCTTCTCCTGGGAACGCTGGTGCTGAGTTTTCTCTGTTCTTTGCTCTTCATTGGGGATCCTCATCCAACAACCTGTTTGATCCGCCAAACAGCATTTGGCATTACCTTCGTCCTCTGTATCTCTTGTGTGTTGGCCAAGACCATTATGGTGATCATCGCCTTCAATGCCACCAAACCTAACAGTAACTTCAGAGGGTGGCTGGGACCCTGGGTGACCATTGTGCTAGTTTCTACTTCCACATTTCTTCAGGTCTTCATCTGTACTACCTGGCTTCTGATCTGCCCTCCCTTCCCAGAGAAGAACATGAAACTGAAGATTGGCATTATCATATGGCAGTGCAATGAATGCACAGATGTTGCATTCTGGTGCATGCTGGGATACATGGGACTCTTGGCATGCGTCAGTTTCCTGGTGGCCTTCCTTGCACGCAAGTTGCCTGACAGCTTCAATGAGGCCAAATGGATCACGTTTAGCATGCTCGTGTTCCTGAGTGTCTGGCTGTCCTTCATCCCAGGCTATCTCAGCACTCAGGGGAAGTACACAGTGGCGGTGGAGGTTTTTGGGATCATCTCTTCCAGTGCAGGGAttcttgtttgcatttttttccccaagtGTTACATCATATTACTAAGACCTGACATGAACACTCGACAACAGCTCTTTGGGAAAGGAGCTAGGAAGAACAAGAAGATAAAGACCATCTAG